Proteins from one Flavobacterium branchiarum genomic window:
- a CDS encoding calcium:proton antiporter, which yields MKQLLQWTIIIPVLSWALFFSGLVDNSSIFQVVASILLILSVMSAVHHSEIIAERVGEPYGTIILAISITVIEVSIIVSLMMSEGSEAASLARDTVYAATMLILNGIIGLCLLIGGLKHYEQNFSPSSVTIGLVSLVSIIVFTLVFPTFTESVSGSYYSIPQLVFASGACIVIYGSFLFAQTTRYRQYFLTIGADENEEVAEPIPINNKVFFTSLFFLVVSLGIVVLLAKTLSPTIEGIIVSYHLPKSLVGVVIAAIILLPEAIAAIIAARKNRLQTSINLALGSALASIGLTIPSVAAVCIMMDMPIILGLDIKSIVLLALSVFTVMLSLSKGKSNVVYGVVLLVNLFAFVFLMIYP from the coding sequence ATGAAACAATTACTACAGTGGACAATTATTATTCCAGTATTATCCTGGGCTCTTTTTTTTAGTGGCCTTGTTGATAATAGCAGCATCTTTCAAGTAGTTGCAAGCATATTACTTATCCTTAGTGTTATGTCGGCAGTGCATCATTCAGAAATAATAGCAGAAAGAGTAGGGGAGCCTTACGGAACCATTATTTTAGCTATATCAATAACAGTTATCGAAGTTTCAATTATCGTGTCTTTGATGATGTCCGAAGGTTCAGAAGCAGCCTCGCTTGCGAGAGACACAGTTTATGCAGCTACGATGCTTATTCTTAATGGTATTATTGGATTGTGCCTTCTAATCGGTGGGCTTAAACATTATGAACAGAATTTCTCGCCTTCATCGGTAACTATCGGCTTAGTTTCGCTAGTTTCGATTATAGTATTTACATTAGTGTTCCCTACTTTCACCGAAAGTGTTTCGGGATCTTATTACTCAATACCACAGCTTGTTTTTGCATCTGGTGCATGTATTGTTATTTATGGTTCGTTTCTATTTGCGCAGACTACAAGATACAGACAATACTTTCTTACGATTGGTGCAGATGAAAATGAAGAAGTAGCTGAGCCTATCCCGATTAATAACAAAGTTTTTTTTACTAGTCTTTTCTTCCTTGTTGTAAGTTTAGGAATTGTAGTTTTATTGGCCAAAACGCTATCGCCTACAATCGAAGGAATTATTGTTAGCTATCATTTACCAAAAAGTTTAGTTGGGGTTGTTATTGCAGCAATAATATTATTACCAGAAGCTATTGCGGCTATCATAGCAGCAAGAAAAAACAGACTTCAAACTAGTATTAACTTAGCTTTGGGTTCTGCTTTGGCAAGTATCGGATTAACTATTCCTAGTGTTGCAGCAGTTTGTATTATGATGGATATGCCTATTATCTTAGGACTAGATATTAAATCGATTGTTCTATTGGCATTGTCGGTATTTACGGTAATGTTGTCATTAAGTAAAGGAAAGTCAAATGTTGTTTATGGAGTCGTACTTCTAGTCAATTTATTTGCTTTTGTATTTTTGATGATATATCCTTAA
- a CDS encoding phosphotransferase, protein MQHFPVISSILSASKLGELLQQQYGLSKNTECELFRAAMNHVYIVTDVDKKYVFRVYTFDWRTKTEIAEELRLLLHLRENKTPVSYPIATNSNEYIQEINAPEGKRFGVLFSFADGAKSAKFTAETSFFIGQALGEVHKSTQNFTLKRETYNDTVLLVDSVKRIQLFFKKETDEILFLKDLATFLQKEFDAIKIDQVRFGAVHLDVWFDNMHFNEENKVTLFDFDFCGNGWLCLDISYFLFQLFITNPNEKDYEAKAVTFLKGYESKGEISEEEKRIISFVCLGVMVYFLSMQCDRFDHWTNIFLNEDHLKRFTGNLKRWMDYNKITIQ, encoded by the coding sequence ATGCAACATTTTCCAGTAATAAGTTCAATTCTTTCAGCGAGTAAACTTGGTGAATTATTACAACAGCAATATGGTTTAAGTAAGAATACTGAATGTGAACTTTTTAGAGCAGCTATGAATCATGTTTATATTGTTACTGATGTTGACAAGAAATATGTTTTTCGTGTTTATACTTTTGATTGGAGAACAAAAACGGAAATAGCCGAAGAATTAAGACTCTTACTTCACTTGCGGGAAAATAAAACGCCAGTTTCCTATCCCATTGCAACCAACTCAAACGAATATATTCAAGAAATAAACGCTCCCGAAGGAAAGAGATTTGGAGTATTGTTTTCGTTTGCTGACGGTGCTAAATCTGCTAAATTTACTGCAGAAACAAGTTTCTTTATCGGACAAGCATTAGGCGAAGTTCATAAATCAACCCAAAATTTTACATTAAAAAGAGAAACATATAACGATACTGTTTTGTTGGTAGATTCTGTTAAACGAATCCAGCTATTTTTCAAAAAAGAAACAGATGAAATACTTTTCTTGAAAGATTTAGCGACCTTTCTTCAGAAAGAATTTGATGCAATAAAAATTGATCAAGTCAGATTTGGAGCAGTTCATCTCGATGTATGGTTTGATAATATGCATTTTAATGAAGAGAATAAAGTAACATTATTTGATTTTGATTTTTGTGGTAATGGATGGTTATGTCTCGATATTTCATACTTTTTGTTTCAGCTCTTTATTACAAACCCGAATGAAAAGGATTATGAAGCAAAGGCAGTAACTTTTCTAAAAGGTTATGAATCCAAAGGCGAAATAAGCGAAGAAGAAAAACGTATTATATCTTTTGTTTGTCTTGGTGTTATGGTCTATTTTTTAAGTATGCAATGCGACAGATTCGATCATTGGACAAACATCTTCTTGAATGAAGATCACTTAAAAAGATTTACTGGTAATTTAAAGCGCTGGATGGATTATAATAAAATCACAATCCAATAA
- a CDS encoding helix-turn-helix domain-containing protein, whose amino-acid sequence MSTVTKPKHIGRNISRIRELRGMKQEALATAIGVSQQSISNIEASETVDEEKLQAIASSLGVSVEAIRDYSDEAVFNIISNTYHNTSSDNSTLIASSVNYQPTFNTVDKIVELYERLVQAEKEKVEYLEKVIKEK is encoded by the coding sequence ATGAGCACAGTAACAAAACCAAAACATATAGGCAGAAATATTAGCCGAATAAGAGAGCTACGCGGTATGAAACAAGAAGCTTTGGCTACTGCAATTGGTGTAAGCCAACAATCCATATCTAATATTGAAGCAAGTGAAACTGTTGATGAAGAAAAACTACAAGCTATTGCCTCAAGTTTAGGTGTTTCTGTAGAAGCAATTAGAGATTATAGTGATGAAGCCGTATTTAATATAATTTCAAATACTTATCACAATACAAGTAGTGACAACTCTACATTGATTGCTAGTTCTGTGAATTATCAACCAACTTTTAATACAGTCGATAAAATAGTTGAACTATACGAACGTTTAGTTCAAGCAGAAAAAGAAAAGGTTGAATATTTAGAGAAGGTAATAAAAGAGAAATAA
- a CDS encoding T6SS effector amidase Tae4 family protein has protein sequence MRKIKLGIAFVSVLLLFSNCNNETFENPQEVSATTKLLSGIKEENISLDEIEKDYYLSPILQKTSKKLKQNANNLKNTNQNLFNLDLSNRVKKYTLNDYTSYTIPIINDSGNSYIFQNLVIEKDALRDAAYLVTYYPDENYKESIRKHLVKPDDNIDFTGSKTIVYLYYKRKVNIDEKTTTTNKNNGAIEIGSDGVIDEPLTVCVTTYSPKQCTAGGNHSPGQSCTGTSGQQPGWIVSESCTPIPRPTDPGPGPYPGGCTGCVTSPSAPNQGTGAYFPPTSPSPDWTPEFICIEQGSEGRCTKMVPYTPILTIPMYDPYNYYTSVLNRAEIDLLLRVEYKEARKSIDSYIERNKTLEGGYVPETLTFVPWALDYFKNNPDTTFEQFNNWFMSVSEGQDWSYDTTYWENPNLTFPKQDLPSYNDYYNGMARSTDGKLMVGADNVYGLIGGKVQEVRTKYPRITENTCAAKVSIALNRSGVVIPNLPGKTIEGGGAEFTGKYFFLNARELNIWMRKTFETNPSNANHISYLGSEGGTNGANFPELLKDIKGIYSMVTTKDYSDKTGMSGHSDLMFTDSKNLGNCVYGCFFDRPIERIDVWILN, from the coding sequence ATGAGAAAAATTAAATTAGGGATTGCCTTTGTTTCAGTTTTATTATTGTTTTCGAACTGTAACAATGAAACATTTGAAAATCCGCAAGAGGTAAGTGCGACAACAAAATTGCTATCTGGGATAAAAGAAGAAAATATAAGTCTCGACGAAATTGAAAAAGATTATTATTTAAGCCCAATTTTACAGAAGACTTCAAAAAAACTTAAACAAAATGCAAACAATTTAAAAAACACAAATCAAAATTTATTCAATTTAGATTTATCAAACCGAGTAAAAAAATATACACTAAACGATTATACCTCTTATACAATACCAATAATTAATGATTCTGGAAATTCTTATATTTTTCAAAATCTTGTAATTGAAAAAGATGCGCTAAGAGATGCGGCCTATCTTGTGACTTACTATCCCGATGAAAATTATAAAGAATCGATACGAAAACATCTTGTAAAACCAGATGACAATATTGATTTCACAGGAAGTAAAACGATTGTATATTTATACTATAAGCGAAAAGTAAATATTGATGAAAAAACAACAACGACTAATAAAAATAACGGTGCAATTGAAATAGGTTCAGATGGAGTAATAGACGAACCTTTAACGGTTTGCGTAACAACATACAGTCCTAAACAATGTACTGCAGGAGGGAATCATTCTCCTGGGCAGTCATGCACTGGCACGTCTGGGCAACAACCTGGTTGGATTGTCTCCGAAAGTTGCACTCCTATTCCTCGTCCTACTGATCCTGGTCCTGGCCCTTATCCTGGTGGATGTACGGGTTGTGTAACATCACCTTCAGCTCCGAATCAAGGAACAGGTGCCTATTTTCCTCCAACGAGTCCAAGTCCAGATTGGACACCAGAATTTATTTGTATTGAGCAAGGTTCTGAAGGAAGGTGTACTAAAATGGTACCCTATACACCTATTCTAACAATACCTATGTATGATCCTTATAATTACTATACTTCAGTATTAAACCGTGCAGAAATTGATTTATTGTTAAGAGTTGAATATAAGGAAGCTCGAAAAAGTATTGATTCTTATATAGAAAGAAATAAAACATTAGAAGGAGGTTACGTTCCGGAAACTTTAACTTTTGTACCTTGGGCACTGGATTATTTCAAGAATAATCCTGATACAACATTTGAACAATTTAATAATTGGTTTATGAGTGTTTCTGAAGGTCAAGATTGGAGTTATGATACTACTTATTGGGAAAATCCAAATTTAACTTTTCCTAAACAAGATTTACCTAGTTATAATGATTATTATAATGGCATGGCTCGCTCTACAGATGGAAAACTTATGGTAGGTGCAGATAATGTATATGGTTTAATAGGAGGCAAAGTACAAGAAGTGCGAACTAAATATCCGAGAATAACTGAAAACACATGTGCTGCAAAAGTTTCGATAGCATTAAACAGATCAGGTGTTGTAATTCCTAATTTACCGGGTAAAACAATTGAAGGTGGAGGCGCAGAATTTACAGGAAAATACTTTTTTCTAAACGCTAGGGAGTTAAACATTTGGATGAGAAAAACTTTTGAAACAAATCCTTCAAATGCGAACCACATATCTTATTTAGGGAGTGAAGGAGGTACAAATGGGGCAAATTTTCCAGAGTTACTTAAAGATATTAAAGGAATTTATTCGATGGTAACTACAAAGGATTATAGTGACAAAACTGGAATGTCAGGGCACTCTGACCTTATGTTTACTGATAGTAAAAATTTGGGAAATTGTGTATATGGATGCTTTTTTGATAGACCAATAGAAAGAATAGACGTATGGATACTAAATTAA
- a CDS encoding ABC transporter permease, producing MLKNWINIFIYHIKSNKLFTALNVLGLSIGISGLIFAILYWNNEHSYDQWNPDKDRIYSVMNDIGEGNIWSVNPAPIAPILKITSPALESYCYTQINYYKETITYKAKRELIDGIYTAQSNFFTFFPFEFIHGNGKTALKDRNSIALSEETASQLFGNENPMGKQVTYLNKLFVVRGVYRLNQNSSVVPSLVTTIIEDDLEKEKDKWSYNFGLMLKLKKQSDTTSIVKDLNTIFIDNCLKVQANQEGLTVEKYIKKYGEPVKSSLLSLPNTRLYKGNTPFPGDTGNLQFLRILMGLSILILLLSIVNYINLATANAIKRAKEVGIRKIVGAEKSQIITQFVFETALITLFSLLLALVIVELSLPYYNSFLNTNLLIEGSQFYSQLILIFIIVILVAGVLPAIYVSNFEPLKVLKGNFSRSKNGIWLRNGMLVLQFTIATFFIIGSFIVYQQVKFMTEKDLGFKGAQVIDVTFKTKEGQNQYDRYKVIKQQALKIKGVEAVSAGLFSIGSDENSWDSFSYKSDKGILIQRMGIDFGILNLLGIKIIKGRDLTDQFSSDTISNVLLNETAVKMMQENDPIDKVINWKGKNCKIVGVVKDFNYFGLENRISPMIFMHLTTNAIKDEKLHNISFKIASQDMSKTIAALDKFWNTKVDPEYPFEYNFVDKNFARKYDIYKNQSRLFSLLNVIVILIAVFGLFALASFSMERRLREIAIRKTLGAETNLLLQELSKQYVLFCIIGFIIGIIPAYFLLEKWLENFAFRIDIPVLPFIIAFVFLLFLTLTIVLAKAYQVTKVDVLKYLKYE from the coding sequence ATGCTAAAAAATTGGATCAATATATTTATTTACCATATTAAAAGCAACAAACTCTTTACTGCTTTAAATGTTTTAGGATTGAGCATTGGAATTTCGGGATTAATCTTTGCTATTCTGTACTGGAATAACGAGCACTCGTATGACCAATGGAATCCTGATAAGGACAGGATTTATTCGGTTATGAATGACATTGGAGAAGGAAACATCTGGTCTGTAAATCCTGCACCCATAGCACCAATACTAAAAATTACCTCTCCTGCTCTCGAGAGTTATTGTTACACTCAAATTAATTACTACAAAGAAACCATTACGTATAAAGCGAAACGAGAATTAATAGATGGTATTTATACTGCACAAAGTAATTTTTTTACTTTTTTCCCTTTCGAATTTATTCATGGTAACGGAAAAACTGCTCTTAAAGATCGTAACAGCATCGCTCTGTCTGAAGAGACTGCTTCTCAATTATTTGGGAATGAAAACCCTATGGGCAAGCAAGTAACCTATCTAAACAAACTATTTGTTGTAAGGGGTGTATATCGATTAAATCAAAATTCTTCAGTAGTGCCTTCCTTAGTAACGACTATAATAGAAGACGATTTAGAAAAAGAGAAAGACAAGTGGAGTTATAATTTTGGTTTGATGCTGAAATTAAAAAAACAAAGCGACACCACTTCAATAGTAAAAGATTTAAATACCATTTTTATAGACAACTGCTTAAAGGTTCAAGCAAATCAAGAAGGCTTAACTGTCGAAAAATATATCAAGAAATATGGTGAGCCTGTAAAATCAAGTTTACTTTCGCTACCTAATACCAGACTATACAAAGGGAACACGCCTTTTCCTGGAGACACTGGTAACTTACAATTCTTAAGAATATTAATGGGTTTATCTATTCTTATTTTGTTGCTTTCAATTGTAAACTACATTAATTTGGCTACAGCCAATGCAATAAAGAGAGCTAAAGAAGTAGGAATAAGAAAGATTGTCGGTGCAGAAAAGTCTCAAATCATAACGCAATTTGTATTTGAAACAGCATTAATTACCCTTTTTTCACTCTTATTGGCATTAGTAATCGTAGAGCTTTCGTTGCCGTATTACAATTCATTTTTAAATACAAATCTCCTAATCGAAGGATCTCAATTTTACTCACAATTAATACTAATTTTTATAATTGTAATTCTTGTTGCTGGAGTTTTACCTGCAATATATGTCTCCAATTTTGAACCTTTAAAAGTATTGAAAGGGAATTTTTCTCGTAGCAAAAACGGAATTTGGCTACGAAACGGAATGCTTGTTCTACAATTTACCATTGCAACATTTTTTATCATTGGTTCATTTATCGTTTACCAACAAGTAAAGTTTATGACCGAGAAAGATTTAGGTTTTAAAGGCGCACAAGTTATCGATGTGACTTTTAAAACTAAAGAAGGCCAAAATCAATACGACAGATATAAAGTTATCAAGCAACAAGCGCTAAAGATTAAAGGAGTCGAAGCAGTTTCGGCAGGATTATTTTCTATTGGTAGTGACGAAAATTCTTGGGATAGCTTCTCATACAAAAGCGATAAAGGCATCTTAATCCAGCGCATGGGAATCGATTTTGGAATACTAAATCTACTAGGAATCAAAATCATAAAAGGAAGAGATTTGACAGATCAATTTTCATCGGATACAATTTCGAACGTTTTACTAAATGAAACCGCCGTTAAGATGATGCAAGAGAATGACCCTATCGATAAAGTAATTAATTGGAAAGGTAAAAATTGTAAAATAGTAGGAGTCGTAAAGGACTTCAATTATTTTGGGCTTGAAAACAGAATAAGTCCTATGATTTTCATGCATTTAACAACCAACGCCATTAAAGATGAAAAACTACATAATATTTCCTTTAAAATTGCCTCACAAGATATGTCTAAAACCATAGCCGCTTTAGATAAATTCTGGAATACAAAAGTAGATCCCGAATATCCATTTGAATATAATTTTGTAGATAAAAATTTCGCCAGAAAATATGACATCTACAAAAATCAAAGTAGGTTGTTTTCTTTACTAAATGTAATTGTAATTCTTATTGCTGTATTTGGATTATTCGCCTTAGCTTCTTTTTCGATGGAACGGAGATTAAGAGAAATTGCTATTAGAAAAACACTAGGTGCAGAAACGAATCTTTTACTACAAGAATTATCAAAACAATATGTTCTTTTTTGCATCATTGGTTTTATAATCGGAATTATTCCTGCCTATTTCCTATTAGAAAAATGGCTTGAAAACTTTGCCTTTCGCATCGACATCCCAGTTCTACCGTTTATAATTGCTTTTGTATTCTTATTGTTTCTTACACTAACAATCGTTTTAGCCAAAGCCTATCAAGTAACAAAAGTTGATGTTTTAAAATACTTAAAGTACGAATAA
- a CDS encoding ABC transporter ATP-binding protein, whose product MITIKKLSKIFRTEELETNALSEISLTINQGDFISIMGPSGSGKSTLLNIVGLLDSATSGNYLLLDQEMVGLKEKLRSKARKENIGFIFQNFNLIDEISVYDNIELPLIYNNVPVAERKIKVPEIANKLNISHRLKHYPQQLSGGQQQRVAVARALINNPKIILADEPTGNLDSKNGNEVMELLTDLHANGATILMVTHSDYDASYSQKTILMKDGIILSEKTNNRNVDVFVANSKKMTSC is encoded by the coding sequence ATGATTACCATCAAAAAGCTTTCAAAAATATTTAGAACCGAAGAATTAGAAACCAATGCATTAAGTGAAATTTCATTAACCATTAACCAAGGTGATTTTATTTCTATTATGGGACCATCAGGAAGTGGAAAATCAACTTTACTAAACATTGTTGGATTATTAGACAGTGCTACCAGCGGCAATTACCTGCTTCTAGATCAGGAAATGGTTGGCTTAAAAGAAAAATTAAGATCAAAAGCCAGAAAAGAAAACATTGGTTTCATTTTTCAGAACTTTAATTTAATTGATGAAATATCTGTTTATGACAATATCGAATTACCGTTAATTTACAACAATGTTCCCGTAGCCGAAAGAAAGATAAAGGTACCTGAAATTGCTAATAAATTAAACATCTCGCATCGCTTAAAACATTATCCGCAACAACTTTCTGGAGGACAACAACAACGTGTTGCTGTTGCAAGGGCTTTAATTAATAATCCAAAAATAATTCTTGCCGATGAACCTACAGGAAATCTAGACAGCAAAAATGGAAATGAAGTAATGGAGCTACTTACCGATTTACATGCCAATGGAGCAACAATCTTAATGGTAACCCATTCTGATTACGATGCTTCTTATTCTCAAAAAACAATTTTAATGAAAGACGGAATTATTCTTTCAGAAAAAACAAACAATAGAAATGTTGATGTATTTGTAGCAAACTCTAAAAAAATGACATCATGCTAA
- a CDS encoding sigma-54-dependent transcriptional regulator, whose product MKKTNASILIIDDQEDILFASKLYLKKYFETIYTLNNPRNIVELLAKNNIDVVLLDMNYRIGFEDGREGLYLLKEIKTLSPKTVVILMTAFGKVETAVEGLKSGAFDYILKPWENKKLLETVKQAVDVSRKNQRNAKDVVVNDEFFVGNSEIIKKAYSLADKVAKTDANVLILGENGTGKFVLAHHIYSQSERKNNPFVAVDLGSLNSNIFESELFGYAKGAFTDAQTDTPGRFEMAQNGTIFLDEIGNVPLHLQSKLLQVIQTKTVTRLGETKARPLNVRIITATNLNLKVEVEDKNFREDLYYRINTMEIVLPPLRERNEDKIPLAEYLLEKMREKYGRDAIAFDKKVFEQIEKHAWKGNIREMENKIERAVILCENNRITVSDLDLDEITTYDENSDDIQLSTVEKATVEKALLKNNNNISKTAEELGLSRGSLYRRLEKYNISIN is encoded by the coding sequence ATGAAAAAGACAAATGCTTCCATATTAATCATAGATGATCAAGAGGATATTCTTTTTGCATCAAAATTGTATCTGAAAAAGTATTTTGAGACTATTTATACACTAAATAATCCAAGAAATATTGTCGAATTATTAGCAAAAAATAATATTGACGTTGTTTTGCTTGATATGAATTATCGAATTGGTTTTGAGGATGGGAGAGAAGGATTGTATTTGCTAAAAGAGATAAAAACGCTTTCGCCCAAAACAGTAGTTATATTAATGACCGCTTTTGGAAAAGTAGAAACCGCAGTTGAGGGATTAAAATCGGGAGCCTTTGATTATATTTTAAAGCCTTGGGAGAATAAAAAATTATTAGAAACGGTAAAACAAGCAGTTGATGTAAGTCGGAAGAATCAAAGGAATGCAAAGGATGTTGTTGTTAATGATGAGTTTTTTGTAGGGAATTCAGAGATTATAAAAAAAGCATATTCTCTGGCAGATAAAGTGGCCAAAACAGATGCGAATGTTTTGATATTGGGCGAAAACGGAACAGGTAAGTTTGTCTTAGCACATCATATTTATAGCCAGTCAGAAAGAAAAAACAATCCTTTTGTTGCAGTTGATTTAGGATCGTTAAATTCTAATATTTTTGAAAGTGAATTGTTTGGCTATGCTAAAGGAGCTTTTACTGATGCACAAACAGATACGCCTGGGCGGTTTGAAATGGCACAGAACGGAACTATATTTTTAGATGAAATAGGGAATGTTCCTTTGCATTTACAATCGAAACTTCTGCAAGTTATACAGACCAAAACAGTAACAAGGTTAGGCGAAACAAAAGCGAGACCACTTAATGTGCGTATCATTACTGCGACTAACTTAAATCTGAAAGTAGAAGTTGAGGATAAAAACTTTAGAGAAGATTTGTATTATCGCATCAATACAATGGAAATTGTTTTGCCTCCGTTGCGGGAACGAAATGAAGATAAAATTCCTCTAGCGGAATATTTGTTAGAAAAAATGAGAGAGAAATACGGAAGAGATGCCATTGCTTTTGATAAAAAAGTATTCGAACAAATAGAAAAACATGCTTGGAAAGGTAATATCCGAGAAATGGAAAATAAGATTGAACGTGCCGTTATCCTTTGTGAAAACAATCGAATCACAGTTTCGGATTTGGATCTTGACGAAATAACTACATACGATGAAAATTCAGATGATATTCAGCTTTCAACAGTAGAGAAGGCTACAGTTGAAAAAGCATTGCTTAAAAACAATAATAACATCAGTAAAACAGCTGAGGAGTTAGGATTGTCAAGAGGTTCGTTGTACCGACGTTTAGAGAAATATAACATTAGCATTAACTAA